In Pangasianodon hypophthalmus isolate fPanHyp1 chromosome 29, fPanHyp1.pri, whole genome shotgun sequence, one genomic interval encodes:
- the LOC128317698 gene encoding meiosis inhibitor protein 1 isoform X1: MAAVDIDVVYEKIHHRHDPRWCARAGPGRDVGAGARASVRVCVACVIELIDSQEVSAVRKAVALAGVGELLKTEGVMREILQQDDRVCVHFTSSLLKMLQCVEDPSTLDRVMQVLVQLLLDLKVEQLVQHVMNELQTQLCDVKWLVVCVMFLGKLLDAVPAVGHMLSTSHLCVLESVCARMVSADEELKAAVCYVFRGVWESELALHSLPHTLRDRVCVFLLHTLTHACSHQLIINCLGLLLLMLRSGETVCILMNQGEETQHPELQHSSLPLILKRLLLSGDESLQVASVQCVCAVLNHSTQYCTSFIHDDIPEFLFERLSSSNDVLLWCVYSCVLLLCEDSLFFSQCHSVYGIESLVRSLKASLKLSNVEVPKQGLQLLTVILEKQPAGVRLFPIGPAFVGVAEVVIGGVASPCLRVATQAARAATALMKMHHQSTPVHYGELKKIMEALSCRFTELPSRAISQRRRCFADSESSSQSAKAGAFFMQALVCFHEACRLVEECVCEANVKESPLTAADQQNEDTLESVCVCLLKCCDTAYIPTVTRVCERIPSPRVLQLFLSILSVQFSLSPSLMPAFANKLASSGFIRLTLENKALLCSGNRHTSLNIACCGFLLKLCMCLLSQPDLETHSQHLGVEEVECVLRECLPSLYYHVCDWPSVLSEVPVANQNTRYCLLHLLYLSLIHGDRLLPDATVFSSVVEFNSAVVEQCDTLPPSVLQSVLYLLSETQESSSDLDWPSLKSIIKFLSSTPPSSSPLSVPHPSLLRFIFRYPELAERFGTTVLIGWLKRGKGGKDLDPEQTVLMELLEKNPSVLLTMLGVVFEEEEEVAECAVSVIKRFLTVQQNCSSVSPSLLKTSLLQVLPKLNWDSSTVVRGVCLMLEVLCVVQTNSTVHTDMDHTDFKLLYHISNLVGKMKCSNTEYLLPALNYLYCCLALSPTHTADRVVSMLLCNTGLMELLQTLLDLSQSSSSSSSSPSSPSSPVICCSLLLLSSLITLQHTHSAQVHKSVCLELESVVRTLMFWKRHTDSLLLGCTVRLLQAVLDVDLCSPVVCVSECVELHPLSYRGAISFTTALQSLLLQKQEMLLSASVNCLNSLIRFLNRGRPAIVQHVVCQPWNRFLLYSLLNSGEYLTLHPATLRLLTLLVRWSGDGVQWESDVVCVCETAERRGVKELRGNTIHTLKRLLIEQDQKVSSDFSILRHVCPVLSLHQGASLSGASAGSSGFRGTAALLPGPPRLVEHLTHSS; the protein is encoded by the exons ATGGCGGCTGTAGACATAGACGTCGTGTATGAGAAGATTCACCACAGACACGATCCGCGGTGGTGCGCGCGCGCGGGACCCGGACGTGACGTAGGAGCGGGCGCGAGGGCGAGCGTCAGGGTGTGTGTCGCGTGCGTCATCGAGCTGATTGACAGCCAGGAAGTGTCT gcggtGCGTAAGGCGGTGGCTCTGGCGGGTGTAGGAGAGCTGCTGAAGACTGAAGGAGTGATGAGGGAAATCCTGCAGCAGGACGAccgagtgtgtgtacatttcacCTCCTCATTACTCA agatgCTGCAGTGTGTGGAAGATCCTTCTACGCTGGACAGGGTGATGCAGG tgctgGTTCAGCTGTTGTTGGATCTGAAGGTAGAGCAGTTAGTGCAACACGTGATGAATGAGCTCCAAACacag ctgtgtgatgtgaagtggttggtggtgtgtgtgatgtttctgGGTAAGCTGCTGGATGCTGTTCCTGCAGTAGGCCACATGCTGAGCACCTCACACT tgtgtgtgctggagagtgtgtgtgcgcggatGGTGAGTGCGGATGAGGAGCTGAAGGCGGCGGTGTGTTACGTGTTCCGTGGTGTGTGGGAGTCGGAGCTGGCGCTTCATTctctgccacacacactcagggacagagtgtgtgtgttcctgctacacacactcacacacgcctgCTCGCACCAACTCATCATCAACTgcctcg ggctgCTGTTACTGATGCTGCGTTCAGGAGAGACAGTGTGTATTCTGATGAATCAGGGAGAAGAAACACAGCATCCAGAGCTCCAACACTCTTCACTACCACTCATATTAAagagg ttgttgtTGAGTGGTGATGAGTCTCTGCAGGTggccagtgttcagtgtgtgtgtgctgtactgAATCACTCCACTCAGTACTGCACCTCCTTCATACACGACGACATACCAG agttcCTGTTTGAGCGCTTGAGCAGCAGTAACGACGTGCTCCTGTggtgtgtgtacagctgtgtgttGCTGCTGTGTGAAGACTCGCTGTTTTTCTCGCAGTGCCACTCGGTTTACG ggatcGAGTCTCTGGTGCGCAGTCTGAAGGCATCACTGAAGCTGTCTAATGTGGAAGTACCGAAACAGGGCCTACAGCTGCTTACAGTTATACTGGagaa gcagCCGGCAGGTGTGCGTCTGTTCCCGATTGGTCCAGCgtttgtgggtgtggctgaaGTGGTGATAGGGGGCGTGGCTTCACCCTGTCTCAGAGTAGCCACCCAGGCAGCACGAGCAGCTACTGCACTGatgaa gatgcaTCACCAGTCCACTCCAGTGCATTATGGAGAATTAAAAAAGATCATGGAGGCTTTGTCATGCAGATTCACGGAGTTACCATCACGGGCCATCTCACAAcgcaga agGTGTTTTGCAGATTCTGAGTCCAGTTCTCAGTCTGCCAAAGCAGGAGCGTTTTTTATGCAGGCACTGGTCTGCTTTCATGAGGCCTGCAg gctggtggaggagtgtgtgtgtgaggccaaTGTGAAGGAAAGTCCTTTAACAGCAGCAGACCAGCAGAATGAGGACACActggagtctgtgtgtgtgtgtttgctgaagtGCTGTGATACAGCGTACATTCCTACAGTTACT agagtgtgtgagcgcaTCCCCAGTCCTCGGGTTCTGCAGCTCTTCCTCTCCATTCTCTCTGTGCAgttctctctctcgccctcacTCATGCCTGCCTTTGCCAACAAGCttg CCTCCTCAGGTTTCATTAGACTGACTCTAGAAAACAAGGCTCTTCTGTGTTCAGGAAACAG ACACACATCTCTAAACATAGCTTGCTGTGGTTTTCTTCTGAAACTCTGTATGTGTTTACTGTCTCAGCCTGATCTGGAGACCCACAGCCAGCACctag gtgttgaggaggtggagtgtgtgttgcgtgAGTGTTTGCCCTCTCTGTACTATCATGTGTGTGATTGGCCATCGGTGCTGAGCGAGGTTCCAGTAGCTAATCAGAACACACGGTACTGCTTACTGCACCTGCTGTATCTCTCACTGATCCATGGTGACAG gttgCTCCCGGATGCTACAGTGTTCTCCAGTGTAGTAGAGTTTAATAGCGCAGTAGTGGAACAGTGTGATACTCTTCCTCCATCAGTACTGCAGTCAGTTCTTTATCTGCTGTCAGAAACACAGGAGAGCAGCTCTGATCTAGACTGG ccttcTCTGAAGAGCATCATCAAGTTCCTGTCATCCACACCTCCATCCTCTTCTCCTCTGTCCGTCCCTCATCCCTCACTCCTGCGCTTCATCTTCCGTTACCCCGAGCTGGCCGAGCGGTTTGGGACGACGGTTCTGATCGGGTGGCTGAAAAGAGGGAAAGGTGGAAAAGATCTGGATCCTGAGCAGACAGTACTGATGGAGCTCCTGGAGAAGAACCCTTCTGTTCTGTTAACAATGCTG ggtGTGGTGtttgaggaggaggaggaagtagctgagtgtgcagtgagtgtgaTTAAGAGGTTTCTGACGGTTCAGCAGAACTGTAGCTCTGTTTCTCCATCACTGCTCAAAACATCACTGCTGCAGGTACTGCCGAAACTCAACTGGGATAGcagcacag taGTCCGTGGTGTGTGTCTGATGTTGGAGGTACTGTGTGTGGTGCAGACGAACTCTACAGTTCACACTGATATGGACCACACTGACTTCAAACTGCTGTATcaca tcagtaATCTTGTTGGAAAGATGAAGTGCAGTAACACAGAATATCTGCTACCGGCATTAAACTACCTTTACTGCTGTCTGGCTCTgtctcctacacacactgctgaccgag ttgtaTCCATGTTGCTGTGTAACACAGGTCTGATGGAGTTATTACAGACTCTGCTGGATCTCTCTcaatcctcctcatcctcatcttcatcaccttcatcaccttcatcacctgTCATCTGCTGCTCCCTCCTCTTGCTCAGCTCCCTCATTActctacagcacacacactctgcacag gtccataagagtgtgtgtttagagttAGAGAGTGTTGTGAGAACCCTCATGTTCTGGAAGAGACATACTGACAGCCTGCTGCtgg GGTGTACAGTGCGTCTACTGCAGGCCGTGTTGGATGTGGACCTGTGCTctcctgtagtgtgtgtgtcagagtgtgtagAGCTTCATCCTCTCAGCTACAGAGGAGCAATCAGCTtcaccacagcactgcagaGTCTActgctgcag aagcAGGAGATGCTCCTCAGTGCGTCTGTGAACTGTCTGAACTCACTCATACGCTTCCTGAACAGAGGGAGACCAGCTATAg ttcagcATGTGGTGTGTCAGCCCTGGAATCGTTTCTTGCTCTACTCTCTGCTGAATTCAGGCGAATATCTCACACTGCACCCAGCAACACTCCGCTTACTGACtctg
- the LOC128317698 gene encoding meiosis inhibitor protein 1 isoform X2, with product MAAVDIDVVYEKIHHRHDPRWCARAGPGRDVGAGARASVRVCVACVIELIDSQEVSAVRKAVALAGVGELLKTEGVMREILQQDDRVCVHFTSSLLKMLQCVEDPSTLDRVMQVLVQLLLDLKVEQLVQHVMNELQTQLCDVKWLVVCVMFLGKLLDAVPAVGHMLSTSHLCVLESVCARMVSADEELKAAVCYVFRGVWESELALHSLPHTLRDRVCVFLLHTLTHACSHQLIINCLGLLLLMLRSGETVCILMNQGEETQHPELQHSSLPLILKRLLLSGDESLQVASVQCVCAVLNHSTQYCTSFIHDDIPEFLFERLSSSNDVLLWCVYSCVLLLCEDSLFFSQCHSVYGIESLVRSLKASLKLSNVEVPKQGLQLLTVILEKQPAGVRLFPIGPAFVGVAEVVIGGVASPCLRVATQAARAATALMKMHHQSTPVHYGELKKIMEALSCRFTELPSRAISQRRRCFADSESSSQSAKAGAFFMQALVCFHEACRLVEECVCEANVKESPLTAADQQNEDTLESVCVCLLKCCDTAYIPTVTRVCERIPSPRVLQLFLSILSVQFSLSPSLMPAFANKLASSGFIRLTLENKALLCSGNRHTSLNIACCGFLLKLCMCLLSQPDLETHSQHLGVEEVECVLRECLPSLYYHVCDWPSVLSEVPVANQNTRYCLLHLLYLSLIHGDRLLPDATVFSSVVEFNSAVVEQCDTLPPSVLQSVLYLLSETQESSSDLDWPSLKSIIKFLSSTPPSSSPLSVPHPSLLRFIFRYPELAERFGTTVLIGWLKRGKGGKDLDPEQTVLMELLEKNPSVLLTMLGVVFEEEEEVAECAVSVIKRFLTVQQNCSSVSPSLLKTSLLQVLPKLNWDSSTVVRGVCLMLEVLCVVQTNSTVHTDMDHTDFKLLYHISNLVGKMKCSNTEYLLPALNYLYCCLALSPTHTADRVVSMLLCNTGLMELLQTLLDLSQSSSSSSSSPSSPSSPVICCSLLLLSSLITLQHTHSAQVHKSVCLELESVVRTLMFWKRHTDSLLLGCTVRLLQAVLDVDLCSPVVCVSECVELHPLSYRGAISFTTALQSLLLQKQEMLLSASVNCLNSLIRFLNRGRPAIVQHVVCQPWNRFLLYSLLNSGEYLTLHPATLRLLTLLVRWSGDGVQWESDVVCVCETAERRGVKELRGNTIHTLKRLLIEDQKVSSDFSILRHVCPVLSLHQGASLSGASAGSSGFRGTAALLPGPPRLVEHLTHSS from the exons ATGGCGGCTGTAGACATAGACGTCGTGTATGAGAAGATTCACCACAGACACGATCCGCGGTGGTGCGCGCGCGCGGGACCCGGACGTGACGTAGGAGCGGGCGCGAGGGCGAGCGTCAGGGTGTGTGTCGCGTGCGTCATCGAGCTGATTGACAGCCAGGAAGTGTCT gcggtGCGTAAGGCGGTGGCTCTGGCGGGTGTAGGAGAGCTGCTGAAGACTGAAGGAGTGATGAGGGAAATCCTGCAGCAGGACGAccgagtgtgtgtacatttcacCTCCTCATTACTCA agatgCTGCAGTGTGTGGAAGATCCTTCTACGCTGGACAGGGTGATGCAGG tgctgGTTCAGCTGTTGTTGGATCTGAAGGTAGAGCAGTTAGTGCAACACGTGATGAATGAGCTCCAAACacag ctgtgtgatgtgaagtggttggtggtgtgtgtgatgtttctgGGTAAGCTGCTGGATGCTGTTCCTGCAGTAGGCCACATGCTGAGCACCTCACACT tgtgtgtgctggagagtgtgtgtgcgcggatGGTGAGTGCGGATGAGGAGCTGAAGGCGGCGGTGTGTTACGTGTTCCGTGGTGTGTGGGAGTCGGAGCTGGCGCTTCATTctctgccacacacactcagggacagagtgtgtgtgttcctgctacacacactcacacacgcctgCTCGCACCAACTCATCATCAACTgcctcg ggctgCTGTTACTGATGCTGCGTTCAGGAGAGACAGTGTGTATTCTGATGAATCAGGGAGAAGAAACACAGCATCCAGAGCTCCAACACTCTTCACTACCACTCATATTAAagagg ttgttgtTGAGTGGTGATGAGTCTCTGCAGGTggccagtgttcagtgtgtgtgtgctgtactgAATCACTCCACTCAGTACTGCACCTCCTTCATACACGACGACATACCAG agttcCTGTTTGAGCGCTTGAGCAGCAGTAACGACGTGCTCCTGTggtgtgtgtacagctgtgtgttGCTGCTGTGTGAAGACTCGCTGTTTTTCTCGCAGTGCCACTCGGTTTACG ggatcGAGTCTCTGGTGCGCAGTCTGAAGGCATCACTGAAGCTGTCTAATGTGGAAGTACCGAAACAGGGCCTACAGCTGCTTACAGTTATACTGGagaa gcagCCGGCAGGTGTGCGTCTGTTCCCGATTGGTCCAGCgtttgtgggtgtggctgaaGTGGTGATAGGGGGCGTGGCTTCACCCTGTCTCAGAGTAGCCACCCAGGCAGCACGAGCAGCTACTGCACTGatgaa gatgcaTCACCAGTCCACTCCAGTGCATTATGGAGAATTAAAAAAGATCATGGAGGCTTTGTCATGCAGATTCACGGAGTTACCATCACGGGCCATCTCACAAcgcaga agGTGTTTTGCAGATTCTGAGTCCAGTTCTCAGTCTGCCAAAGCAGGAGCGTTTTTTATGCAGGCACTGGTCTGCTTTCATGAGGCCTGCAg gctggtggaggagtgtgtgtgtgaggccaaTGTGAAGGAAAGTCCTTTAACAGCAGCAGACCAGCAGAATGAGGACACActggagtctgtgtgtgtgtgtttgctgaagtGCTGTGATACAGCGTACATTCCTACAGTTACT agagtgtgtgagcgcaTCCCCAGTCCTCGGGTTCTGCAGCTCTTCCTCTCCATTCTCTCTGTGCAgttctctctctcgccctcacTCATGCCTGCCTTTGCCAACAAGCttg CCTCCTCAGGTTTCATTAGACTGACTCTAGAAAACAAGGCTCTTCTGTGTTCAGGAAACAG ACACACATCTCTAAACATAGCTTGCTGTGGTTTTCTTCTGAAACTCTGTATGTGTTTACTGTCTCAGCCTGATCTGGAGACCCACAGCCAGCACctag gtgttgaggaggtggagtgtgtgttgcgtgAGTGTTTGCCCTCTCTGTACTATCATGTGTGTGATTGGCCATCGGTGCTGAGCGAGGTTCCAGTAGCTAATCAGAACACACGGTACTGCTTACTGCACCTGCTGTATCTCTCACTGATCCATGGTGACAG gttgCTCCCGGATGCTACAGTGTTCTCCAGTGTAGTAGAGTTTAATAGCGCAGTAGTGGAACAGTGTGATACTCTTCCTCCATCAGTACTGCAGTCAGTTCTTTATCTGCTGTCAGAAACACAGGAGAGCAGCTCTGATCTAGACTGG ccttcTCTGAAGAGCATCATCAAGTTCCTGTCATCCACACCTCCATCCTCTTCTCCTCTGTCCGTCCCTCATCCCTCACTCCTGCGCTTCATCTTCCGTTACCCCGAGCTGGCCGAGCGGTTTGGGACGACGGTTCTGATCGGGTGGCTGAAAAGAGGGAAAGGTGGAAAAGATCTGGATCCTGAGCAGACAGTACTGATGGAGCTCCTGGAGAAGAACCCTTCTGTTCTGTTAACAATGCTG ggtGTGGTGtttgaggaggaggaggaagtagctgagtgtgcagtgagtgtgaTTAAGAGGTTTCTGACGGTTCAGCAGAACTGTAGCTCTGTTTCTCCATCACTGCTCAAAACATCACTGCTGCAGGTACTGCCGAAACTCAACTGGGATAGcagcacag taGTCCGTGGTGTGTGTCTGATGTTGGAGGTACTGTGTGTGGTGCAGACGAACTCTACAGTTCACACTGATATGGACCACACTGACTTCAAACTGCTGTATcaca tcagtaATCTTGTTGGAAAGATGAAGTGCAGTAACACAGAATATCTGCTACCGGCATTAAACTACCTTTACTGCTGTCTGGCTCTgtctcctacacacactgctgaccgag ttgtaTCCATGTTGCTGTGTAACACAGGTCTGATGGAGTTATTACAGACTCTGCTGGATCTCTCTcaatcctcctcatcctcatcttcatcaccttcatcaccttcatcacctgTCATCTGCTGCTCCCTCCTCTTGCTCAGCTCCCTCATTActctacagcacacacactctgcacag gtccataagagtgtgtgtttagagttAGAGAGTGTTGTGAGAACCCTCATGTTCTGGAAGAGACATACTGACAGCCTGCTGCtgg GGTGTACAGTGCGTCTACTGCAGGCCGTGTTGGATGTGGACCTGTGCTctcctgtagtgtgtgtgtcagagtgtgtagAGCTTCATCCTCTCAGCTACAGAGGAGCAATCAGCTtcaccacagcactgcagaGTCTActgctgcag aagcAGGAGATGCTCCTCAGTGCGTCTGTGAACTGTCTGAACTCACTCATACGCTTCCTGAACAGAGGGAGACCAGCTATAg ttcagcATGTGGTGTGTCAGCCCTGGAATCGTTTCTTGCTCTACTCTCTGCTGAATTCAGGCGAATATCTCACACTGCACCCAGCAACACTCCGCTTACTGACtctg
- the LOC128317698 gene encoding meiosis inhibitor protein 1 isoform X11: MAAVDIDVVYEKIHHRHDPRWCARAGPGRDVGAGARASVRVCVACVIELIDSQEVSAVRKAVALAGVGELLKTEGVMREILQQDDRVCVHFTSSLLKMLQCVEDPSTLDRVMQVLVQLLLDLKVEQLVQHVMNELQTQLCDVKWLVVCVMFLGKLLDAVPAVGHMLSTSHLCVLESVCARMVSADEELKAAVCYVFRGVWESELALHSLPHTLRDRVCVFLLHTLTHACSHQLIINCLGLLLLMLRSGETVCILMNQGEETQHPELQHSSLPLILKRLLLSGDESLQVASVQCVCAVLNHSTQYCTSFIHDDIPEFLFERLSSSNDVLLWCVYSCVLLLCEDSLFFSQCHSVYGIESLVRSLKASLKLSNVEVPKQGLQLLTVILEKQPAGVRLFPIGPAFVGVAEVVIGGVASPCLRVATQAARAATALMKMHHQSTPVHYGELKKIMEALSCRFTELPSRAISQRRRCFADSESSSQSAKAGAFFMQALVCFHEACRLVEECVCEANVKESPLTAADQQNEDTLESVCVCLLKCCDTAYIPTVTRVCERIPSPRVLQLFLSILSVQFSLSPSLMPAFANKLASSGFIRLTLENKALLCSGNRHTSLNIACCGFLLKLCMCLLSQPDLETHSQHLGVEEVECVLRECLPSLYYHVCDWPSVLSEVPVANQNTRYCLLHLLYLSLIHGDRLLPDATVFSSVVEFNSAVVEQCDTLPPSVLQSVLYLLSETQESSSDLDWPSLKSIIKFLSSTPPSSSPLSVPHPSLLRFIFRYPELAERFGTTVLIGWLKRGKGGKDLDPEQTVLMELLEKNPSVLLTMLGVVFEEEEEVAECAVSVIKRFLTVQQNCSSVSPSLLKTSLLQVLPKLNWDSSTVVRGVCLMLEVLCVVQTNSTVHTDMDHTDFKLLYHISNLVGKMKCSNTEYLLPALNYLYCCLALSPTHTADRVVSMLLCNTGLMELLQTLLDLSQSSSSSSSSPSSPSSPVICCSLLLLSSLITLQHTHSAQKQEMLLSASVNCLNSLIRFLNRGRPAIVQHVVCQPWNRFLLYSLLNSGEYLTLHPATLRLLTLLVRWSGDGVQWESDVVCVCETAERRGVKELRGNTIHTLKRLLIEQDQKVSSDFSILRHVCPVLSLHQGASLSGASAGSSGFRGTAALLPGPPRLVEHLTHSS; encoded by the exons ATGGCGGCTGTAGACATAGACGTCGTGTATGAGAAGATTCACCACAGACACGATCCGCGGTGGTGCGCGCGCGCGGGACCCGGACGTGACGTAGGAGCGGGCGCGAGGGCGAGCGTCAGGGTGTGTGTCGCGTGCGTCATCGAGCTGATTGACAGCCAGGAAGTGTCT gcggtGCGTAAGGCGGTGGCTCTGGCGGGTGTAGGAGAGCTGCTGAAGACTGAAGGAGTGATGAGGGAAATCCTGCAGCAGGACGAccgagtgtgtgtacatttcacCTCCTCATTACTCA agatgCTGCAGTGTGTGGAAGATCCTTCTACGCTGGACAGGGTGATGCAGG tgctgGTTCAGCTGTTGTTGGATCTGAAGGTAGAGCAGTTAGTGCAACACGTGATGAATGAGCTCCAAACacag ctgtgtgatgtgaagtggttggtggtgtgtgtgatgtttctgGGTAAGCTGCTGGATGCTGTTCCTGCAGTAGGCCACATGCTGAGCACCTCACACT tgtgtgtgctggagagtgtgtgtgcgcggatGGTGAGTGCGGATGAGGAGCTGAAGGCGGCGGTGTGTTACGTGTTCCGTGGTGTGTGGGAGTCGGAGCTGGCGCTTCATTctctgccacacacactcagggacagagtgtgtgtgttcctgctacacacactcacacacgcctgCTCGCACCAACTCATCATCAACTgcctcg ggctgCTGTTACTGATGCTGCGTTCAGGAGAGACAGTGTGTATTCTGATGAATCAGGGAGAAGAAACACAGCATCCAGAGCTCCAACACTCTTCACTACCACTCATATTAAagagg ttgttgtTGAGTGGTGATGAGTCTCTGCAGGTggccagtgttcagtgtgtgtgtgctgtactgAATCACTCCACTCAGTACTGCACCTCCTTCATACACGACGACATACCAG agttcCTGTTTGAGCGCTTGAGCAGCAGTAACGACGTGCTCCTGTggtgtgtgtacagctgtgtgttGCTGCTGTGTGAAGACTCGCTGTTTTTCTCGCAGTGCCACTCGGTTTACG ggatcGAGTCTCTGGTGCGCAGTCTGAAGGCATCACTGAAGCTGTCTAATGTGGAAGTACCGAAACAGGGCCTACAGCTGCTTACAGTTATACTGGagaa gcagCCGGCAGGTGTGCGTCTGTTCCCGATTGGTCCAGCgtttgtgggtgtggctgaaGTGGTGATAGGGGGCGTGGCTTCACCCTGTCTCAGAGTAGCCACCCAGGCAGCACGAGCAGCTACTGCACTGatgaa gatgcaTCACCAGTCCACTCCAGTGCATTATGGAGAATTAAAAAAGATCATGGAGGCTTTGTCATGCAGATTCACGGAGTTACCATCACGGGCCATCTCACAAcgcaga agGTGTTTTGCAGATTCTGAGTCCAGTTCTCAGTCTGCCAAAGCAGGAGCGTTTTTTATGCAGGCACTGGTCTGCTTTCATGAGGCCTGCAg gctggtggaggagtgtgtgtgtgaggccaaTGTGAAGGAAAGTCCTTTAACAGCAGCAGACCAGCAGAATGAGGACACActggagtctgtgtgtgtgtgtttgctgaagtGCTGTGATACAGCGTACATTCCTACAGTTACT agagtgtgtgagcgcaTCCCCAGTCCTCGGGTTCTGCAGCTCTTCCTCTCCATTCTCTCTGTGCAgttctctctctcgccctcacTCATGCCTGCCTTTGCCAACAAGCttg CCTCCTCAGGTTTCATTAGACTGACTCTAGAAAACAAGGCTCTTCTGTGTTCAGGAAACAG ACACACATCTCTAAACATAGCTTGCTGTGGTTTTCTTCTGAAACTCTGTATGTGTTTACTGTCTCAGCCTGATCTGGAGACCCACAGCCAGCACctag gtgttgaggaggtggagtgtgtgttgcgtgAGTGTTTGCCCTCTCTGTACTATCATGTGTGTGATTGGCCATCGGTGCTGAGCGAGGTTCCAGTAGCTAATCAGAACACACGGTACTGCTTACTGCACCTGCTGTATCTCTCACTGATCCATGGTGACAG gttgCTCCCGGATGCTACAGTGTTCTCCAGTGTAGTAGAGTTTAATAGCGCAGTAGTGGAACAGTGTGATACTCTTCCTCCATCAGTACTGCAGTCAGTTCTTTATCTGCTGTCAGAAACACAGGAGAGCAGCTCTGATCTAGACTGG ccttcTCTGAAGAGCATCATCAAGTTCCTGTCATCCACACCTCCATCCTCTTCTCCTCTGTCCGTCCCTCATCCCTCACTCCTGCGCTTCATCTTCCGTTACCCCGAGCTGGCCGAGCGGTTTGGGACGACGGTTCTGATCGGGTGGCTGAAAAGAGGGAAAGGTGGAAAAGATCTGGATCCTGAGCAGACAGTACTGATGGAGCTCCTGGAGAAGAACCCTTCTGTTCTGTTAACAATGCTG ggtGTGGTGtttgaggaggaggaggaagtagctgagtgtgcagtgagtgtgaTTAAGAGGTTTCTGACGGTTCAGCAGAACTGTAGCTCTGTTTCTCCATCACTGCTCAAAACATCACTGCTGCAGGTACTGCCGAAACTCAACTGGGATAGcagcacag taGTCCGTGGTGTGTGTCTGATGTTGGAGGTACTGTGTGTGGTGCAGACGAACTCTACAGTTCACACTGATATGGACCACACTGACTTCAAACTGCTGTATcaca tcagtaATCTTGTTGGAAAGATGAAGTGCAGTAACACAGAATATCTGCTACCGGCATTAAACTACCTTTACTGCTGTCTGGCTCTgtctcctacacacactgctgaccgag ttgtaTCCATGTTGCTGTGTAACACAGGTCTGATGGAGTTATTACAGACTCTGCTGGATCTCTCTcaatcctcctcatcctcatcttcatcaccttcatcaccttcatcacctgTCATCTGCTGCTCCCTCCTCTTGCTCAGCTCCCTCATTActctacagcacacacactctgcacag aagcAGGAGATGCTCCTCAGTGCGTCTGTGAACTGTCTGAACTCACTCATACGCTTCCTGAACAGAGGGAGACCAGCTATAg ttcagcATGTGGTGTGTCAGCCCTGGAATCGTTTCTTGCTCTACTCTCTGCTGAATTCAGGCGAATATCTCACACTGCACCCAGCAACACTCCGCTTACTGACtctg